CCGTCCTTGCCGCCGACGTAATAGTCTTCGCCGCGGGCGGCCTTGGCCTTTTTCATGACGTCCATCATCGCATCGTGGACGTTGGCGAAGGGCATGTCGGCGTTCTTGGCGAGGTCGCGGGCGATGTCGCGCAGGTGCGCCAGGTTATCGTTGTACACGTCGGCTGGGCCGCGCCACGTCTTCGTGTCGACCACGCCGGGCGAACCCACGACGACCGTCGCGCCGGCCTTTTTGGCGGCGTCGAGGATCCGCTGCATCTGCGCCCGGTACTCGTTGCCGATCCCTTCCTCATACGCCCGGTACCGGCCGTCGTTCATGCCGTAGCAGGTGGTGACGACGTCGGGCTTGAAGGGGAAGAGGTCCTGGTCCATGCGCCTGACGAAGCCGCCGGCCGTCTCGCCGCCCCGGCCCAACTGGAAGACCCAGAGGTCGAGTTGCGGCACGCACATCGTGAGGTAATCCTCGATGAACTTCGAGTACTGCTTCTGCTCGGTGATCGAGTCGCCGACAACGACGATGCGGTCGCCCTTTTCGACGACGGCCTTGGCGAACGCGGGGACGGACGCCGCCAGGAGGGCCGGTACGAGAATGAGGGCGGCCAGACGGACCAGACGCGACAACGGACGGGCGGACGTAAGCATTTACGGTCTCCTTTCTCTAAGGGTTAGCTTGTCCCCATGCGCTGGACAGTCTCCAGCCTGGAACAAGGTGGAACCGTCGCCAGGGTCACGCCCCCGTTGGGGAGGGAGCCCCAACGGCGACCGGAGCCACGGCAGCACGCGCGGCGACGGAACGTCCGCCGCCTGTCTCGATTCTGCCTCGCCTCGCCGGCTGCACCGGAAGCTCCTCGCCCGCCCCCGGCTCTGCCAGGCCGTACACGCTCCCCAGCGTCCGTCGGTCCAGGCTTCTGTGTCGCCGCCGATGGCTGCAGTACGCGAAGTACCGTCCCATGCCCAGCCGGGCCTCCGCCCGGCAGCAACACAAAAACATGGACGGACGGCCCCACCCTACCCCGAGCTTGCCGAGGGGCCGGACCGCCCGTCTTTTTCCCACTCTGCCGCCACCGGCCGAAAGGCCCGGAATGCCGGGCACAACGCCGGGGCGTACCCGCCTAGGCGGGGCCTAGGCCGGCTGCAAACTACCGCCGACGACGAATCGCCAGCACTCCGCCCAACGCCAGCAACGCCAGCGTGGCCGGCTCCGGAATCACGTTCAGCGTCAGACCCGTAAAACCAAAGTACGGGTCCGTGGCGCTAACGCTGGCCGTCACCAACGTGGCGTTGTTGTACCTGATGGAGCCGGGGCTCTGGTTCGGCGACTTGTAGCTCAGATGAATCGTCGA
The DNA window shown above is from Planctomycetota bacterium and carries:
- a CDS encoding SGNH/GDSL hydrolase family protein; protein product: MLTSARPLSRLVRLAALILVPALLAASVPAFAKAVVEKGDRIVVVGDSITEQKQYSKFIEDYLTMCVPQLDLWVFQLGRGGETAGGFVRRMDQDLFPFKPDVVTTCYGMNDGRYRAYEEGIGNEYRAQMQRILDAAKKAGATVVVGSPGVVDTKTWRGPADVYNDNLAHLRDIARDLAKNADMPFANVHDAMMDVMKKAKAARGEDYYVGGKDGFHPAPNGHLVMAYAFLKAMGFDGDLGTITIDTAGKATATGGHKVLSSKGGKVELESTRYPFCFFGDGASPDSTRSVLPFFNFNKDLNRLTLVVKGLKGGKARVAWGPGAPESKSFTAEELAQGINLAAEFLDNPFCEAFQKVDGAVAAKQKNETWLIKSNRMAPAGTPEAKNPRWSAEVLAKYDALVKAVHEAVVPVKHTLTVTPE